From Erigeron canadensis isolate Cc75 chromosome 5, C_canadensis_v1, whole genome shotgun sequence:
tgccaagcattttgttgttgaggtacaatactttggtggacctaaaaggactactgagaacccggatgtcaatcagtatggtcattccgagcatgttgagatgttgaggctgttggaggggaggcagaggaagaataaagttgaaagaggctgggagtatgtattgcaaaatctcatcaagttcaaggaaaacattgaagaaagattaggccttgatcctgaggatactcagccgatttcatcagtctcaaagagaaggaaaactggcgaagggccatctgtttaagttttccttctaactattatctgcttgtaatttgtgtactctcttgtaatttatttgaaattgtatgtatatacaagttgccagattgtaacctacaagtaagatatctgataagatctacaaacacttaaaacaaaatccaagacatttgatgatctataaaaatgtcttggaaacttaataggttttatcaaattcaagtatttcaaacttaaacttgtatagaaacaagtttgaaaatacttgacaatatttcaagacaattagggggaatttgttaggtccagttttaactaaactggagctctccagtgacatctggagagcatgaggaattgtccgaaatattagaagtccagttgcattgtacaggtttagcaactgatgacttcctccagttgagatcagacgactagaatctgaagaccttccagttgaagtcaaagacaacaaatggaagatagagattggcaatggcagcgaagcccagttgacaatctaccagatcaatcaactggagaatcctccagtgtaaatgctcttacaaagctttacactgattacgaggaggacctttttactctacatccttttaaccggacaatgatattgtctttggataaagatacaaagatgtagagtggttgaataaagtaaccttttgtcttactttatttaacacacacaaaggattatttaaacaatacttttgtgtgctgtcaaccatatttgtacatcgaagttgagatccccatgctcaatcttcgactataaatagaggtccttgcacaagctgtttcaataactttgcaaatacatatattctgcaatattggtgaacttgtgcaatattctctcaatcgcaaaaagaaacatttcacaactctaagtgtttcgattgtttaggagaatttccaagtttagatcaattgtaattcatgggttgttaggatatttacattcttgtattatcttggttccgcaacaaccttgtattttatttaaacaagtaataaataaaatacacttgaaaattacatattgtctcatcagtttatatactcgtcatttatattattgcatgtattaatattctgtcactttaatacttaattccagttaacctggtacacgatcaaactaaactggtcacatccagattaattgatcgtgttgcaaagttcactcaccatcgacatagaggtgtcttcagcacccatctagtgatagttgggactaaaacatttttattacaaatttatatgGTAACATGTAACTCTTGAAATACATATGTTCTTTATTAGTTTTACTTTGATTTATAATTTGACTTTGAGTTTTAAGGGCTAAGATTGTTTTGTTTAACAAATTTAAATGGTCTAGATCAAAAGTTAACAATATTATTTTCTCTTAGTTGTggtggccatatatatatatatataatttgaaaaaaacatgtggtgtttttgaaaaaaaatcgtCAATAatggaaagaaaatgaaactgaaatattattataaatatatgttgtcATTGGAATTTAacccaactggacatttaatgccCCTTATGTTTTTCAATCAAATGTTGGTCATGGGTTCGAAACTTTTGAAATgcatattgggaagtccttGCCAATGAGGTAGGGGCATGgggggttttctctagcatttaaCTAATTTCCTCCAAAACGGTAGTGAGACTTCCATCGCCAGTCATGCCCTTGGATTGACTGTGCTgatgacgtggtcgatctctaccggacgatgaagaggcaaTGCCGCTAATTCCAATCACCATGATGTTCAAATAAAGTTATAGAGTGGAGTTCAATTAAGCCATTTATTAgcctaaaatatataaataaaactaaaagacTTTATaagacatttatataaaaatatgaggACCAAATGTGTTATTgaaaatatttcatttaataatgatgttatcaaaatgattagaaaataaaagatgaaattcaATCAATGAttcttatttttctaatttaaaaattagaaaaagcttcatcgaaagcttttaaagattaaaagcttcatcgaaaagcttttaaagattaaaagctTCATCGAAAAGCTATAGCTCCTGGTTCATTttggaacttttttttttcccaaataaaagctaaaactaATTACatccaaacaaaacttttaacgctttaggagcttttagtttaaaacaaaaaactaaatcTCCTGAAAAACTCTTAAAAAGCTTGTGCCAAACACAGACTTAGTCAGGTGTTACACCGACATTGTGCTAGTCGAAAACCAGTAAAACACAATTGCATTTGGGCTTTGTTGGGCCATGGTCAGAATAAGTGTTTGCTGCTTGTATTTGAGTATTTGGTAACGAGAGTTCTTACATGATCTTacaatgtaacaccccaacaaggcgaaataatgggatatcacaagaaaaagcacaacacgacatgaaaattaagtagagacaactAAATGCATATAAGGATTGGACAATCCATGAAAATCATTTAATACAAGTACCGGATCAAGAataatgcataaggagcacacccatcaaacgtttacaaaataatagttcaaaatatggtaaatgatcctaagcataacccattaGCGGGAACTacgaatcacggatccaagagATAGTCCAAGTCCAAGTCCATCCTAGCATACAAACAATCAAGcaatcatccaatacgtcttccattaacctgttcacctgaaaagtgtactaaaacgcgtcaacataaagttggtgagttcataggaaCAAGTAAAAGGCACAAGTGTCGGGATAGCAACCACTAAATATATATGAGGATTAGAATTCCTAATCAGCACCAAGGAAACCTtaaaaggtttcacgttatcaCAAAACAACACAAGTCAACGTTTATGTTCAATCAACACATATcagcacgacttacatatatttcaaaggcGTGATCATAATGGACGGATTTACGTATATTTCAACGGCATGACTTACGTATATTTCAACGGCATGATCATAACGGCATGACTTACGTATATTTCAATGGCATGATCATAacggcatgacttacatatatttcaaatgcatgatcaCAAACCCATCCAAAACCACAATGCACATCtattgcaaacatgaacaaaatcaaTCAAACGTGTCAATCATCTTTTTAAACAAACAATCGAACAATCAACATGCCATAAATCAATCaaccaatcaatcaaataaacaCGCatgtgtacacttttcagcccgagtCTCAAAAGATTAGGGAGAAAACACGAAATAAACCCTATCATGTCAACATTAAATCATCACATTATAGCTTACACTACGTTACAAGTCATCCTAGGCCAAACCAAGACACCCCATGGTCGAAGAATGAACACACGGTTAGAGAAAAGAGGTGATCAggaaaaatagtgatacattcaCATCGAAAGGCTGATACAATGAGAAACTAGACTCTcatacgattccaacgataggtcatacgcCTAAAAcagacttacggatcaaaagttattggCATTTGAAAACTGACGCGCAAACAGACCAAAATCGTTGCGCGAGGAGTCAAGATCGCGGCGCGAGGTGCACTGGCCACTCACGGTGAGAGTTCAGGGGCTAGAGGCATGAGAAAAATCCCTGACCCACGAGGGAATGATCTTGCGGCGCGAGGAGGCTCAGATCTGCAGATTTTTGAGCCAAACACGATACAAACTTCACCCGAATCCCATATTTGACTTCCAAATCGACTTGGGATGCTTCAAGACTCATTTTAAAGCTTAAACAAACATAGTTTGACATAAATAAACGCATCCCACATCACGGTTTCGATCCATAACATCATACCAAGTTCAATTTCGGTTTTGACCCAAATCAACCCcaataaaaccctaatttgactcAACTCAAGTTTTGACCCGATTTTTGACCTAGGGTTTCTTAGATATGACTAGTAATGAAGTTCTAAACACAAAGGGAGGGATTTAGGAtgagtttaacttaccaaaatgGTCGAAAGCTTCCAAATTCGGGTTTAAGACAAAAATTTGGATGAACACCTTTAAATCCTTAATTTCCTTGGAgaatgataataattattattattattagggttactTGATTTTGTTCATTTGAAACTATCAACACAAGATTTAGGGGAATTTATGATGAATTTGGAGGGTAGATGGAGAttttagaaaagaaataaatgtgAGGTGAGAGAGATTGAGAGGATAAGGTGAAAAGggaaaagaaatgaaagtgTGGGGATGGGGGATGTGTGAGGTCGGCGTAGGGAGTTCATTTTTAGGCTCCCTCTCCGCTAAATTCGACAAATAGCTAAATGTTAACCATTTAAACGTCAAAACGAGACCGTAAACACAATTAGACTCAATGTTACGTTACTATATGACAAAACGTTCGATAATTCATATAAGCCAACAAAATCGTTCATTTTCGATTACTTTCAATTACAAGTCAACTAAGTCAAAAATTACGAATGTTACATACAGTATTAACTGTTGCGactttttttgtttcttgtaTAGGGATCTACatctgtatttatatatatattatataaaaactgaGTTTATAAAATCAATTCTGAAACTATATATCTCTCTCCATAATTTCAAAATAAGTAATGAATTGAATTTTTAATCCTTCTAATGTTGATTATGTGTGTTAATGTTGAAGGTTAATTCTTTAATGTGGCGCTTTAAAGCTTTCTTCATAATGAATTAAGACTGTTGGGTtgccaaaaaatatatatctattggGATTGagagatatatattaaatattataaaattatatggtatatttatttattatcttatatatatatatatatatatatatatatctatatatatattaaaagagaacctttaattaaaaattaaagagaTCAAGAACCTTCATTAGTTTTCAACATTTAATATCCATCATTAGATCAACtttgatgacatcatatttgacTAAACAATTAATTTTAATTCCTCCCTGGCGTGCAACATACGCAGTTTAAGCCCctcgtaaataaataaaagaaagagaCCTTGTTTCCAAAACCACATTAAATACCAATCATTTCATTTTGTAAGGATTATCATGTCAATAAAATACTTTCACTAAATACCCACATAATTCAGACATCCCCAAAAATAACCTGTGTCTTTCAACTTTACATGTGGACTCAAGCTATAGAGATAACGGGTACCACTCAATCTATTGATGGATTGGTTTCATAAAAGTTAGGAATTACAATCTTTGTATAAAACATAGTCCAATGTTGGATCTAGTATAAAACCATTACAAAAACTTGTAAATAGCCAACAATGTTGAGAGTTTTCTGAGTCATTTTCTATTGGTGTAGGATGGATTGTCACAAAATTCCTTTTAAGTAATCTTTGATCTATATACATTACTAAATGGTACAATTGCACTCCATCAGGCTTCGAATCTCACTTCTTACATTTATAGAAGTAGATTATTGAGGGTTTTCAAAAGTTCTGGGTTTCATCGCGTGTGTGGTTCGATCTTTGCATAtcgcccaattggatgtcaccgTGGTGTCTTGAAtgctaactattaattactaACTCActgttcaaatatatatatatatatatatacacacacacacacacacacacacatatacacatatgggtatccaattgtggtatcGGGAttagggttccctccattaccctttttCATGTAAGAaccatttaaattggaagaaccatgagaaccactatattataacttgatattcatatgtgataggtatatacgaacatattcattcacatatgaacagatcaaattatattttaatattatctatgttcatatgtgaatggttatcaattgaaccttaccctatatatatatatatatatatatatatatatatatatatatagtaaaaagataaaatgagaaccaatAAAAAGGTCGAGAACTGCGAGAACcaacttttaattaaaagttaaagggACAATATggtaattaaataaatgtatttataaattataatataaaaaataaatgttactAGTAACAAAATAGAAGTTGTTCCCCTAATCCCCTGTATATCTCCCCTCAATCACGCAACCCCCTCAGATCCGCTTCCCCCTTGAATCGCTCTTCAGTTCCCACCAGATACAAGTTTTCCCCCCTTTTATATCAATGATTTCTTCAATTAACAGCAAATTACCAGAGGTTATATTTTTGGTGTTCTTCAAAAAAAGGTCAAGATGgattataataatgatatcataATTCATAGGAATGAAGAGGATAGCTTGGATTCAATGTATGATTCAATGGCCGGTGTTCAAAGCCATGAGATGATTGAAGGTTTTTGTTaacattaaatattatttatatttgttcttAAGTAGTGTTCATTTtgatttagtatatataatcatctttaaattgTTCGTTTGTTTTTTGTCTTCCTGAAGTAATCTACTATATTCATGTACCTGACACATTTTTTTATGTCTACCTGTTGTTTTTGCTAGATTatgaatgaaaaataatatcCCCGGAACCCGTTGGAAATTTTAGGTTTGATATGTGTATGTTTAAAAGGAtttgttataattatatacaatcttttttttgttttctgatTATGGATTTTGTGTGTTGAGTCGTTACCATACACATGTAGCTAAATCAAAACTAGCAGTAATATATCATAGGATTAAAAGACTCCTTATATCTTACTTGTTTAAACTCATATTTTCTGATTCAAGTCATCTTATTTGTTTAAACtcatattttttcctttttttagaTGGGGATTTTGCACCTATATCTGATTCAAATGGTAGTTTTGATGACGAAAGTCATGAAACTCCTAATGGCTCCCGGTTTTGGAGACCAGATCATGTCCCTGAAGACTTCAGGCCTGTTGTTGAATCTGTATGGGCCGACCCAGAGGATGCCTTAGCCATGTATAAGACGTATGCGGAGAAGGCTGGGTTTGATGTACGGAGAGGGTCTGTAAAGAGGGTTCATGGTGTTTTAACTCACAAGTATTTTCTTTGCCATAAAGCAGGTGAGCCAAAGAAAAAGAACGCTGCAGACACACTTGTTaacgatgatgatgaaataGGTCGACTGCAGCGGAACTCTAATTACAAGATTACTAAATGTATGGCCCGTATTAAGTTGAAGTTGATGAAAGGGACAGAAAGCTACCAGTTATATGAATTTGTCGAGGAACATAACCATCCCTTGATCGATGATAATCACAGCCACTTATCTCGGGCAAGGAGGCAGTTGACTTTTGATGAGAAAGTCTTTATTCAGTCCGTGTCCACTAACAATATCGATGCGACTAAAGCTCATCGTTTGCGTGCAGCCCTTAAAGGAGGATATGATAAAGTTCGAGGTACTGTTACTGACTTTAAAAACTAGAAGGCGAAGTTGAATATGTTCATTGGTGACAGGGATGCCCAAATGGTTGTCGATAAGTTTAGAAATAGGAAAGTATGTCTTCCTGAGTTTTTGTTCGATTACAAATGTGATAATAATGAGCTAATTGGTTTATTTTGGGCCGACGAGACAATGAAGTGTAACTACAAAGAGTTTGGTGatgtaatgtgttttgatgCGACATACAAAACCAGCAAGTAAggatataattatttttttgacatCCAGTTTGTTTTGTCAATAAGGTCCCCTAATCATTAGTCTATTACTTTCTAGGTACTGTATGGTGTTCGTCCCATTCACTGGTATTGACAATCACAACAGATGTGTCACATTTGGAGCAGGCTTGTTGAAGAATGAGAACATCGAGTCTTATTCGTGGCTACTCAACGTGTTTTTAAAGTCACACAACAGACAACCGAGATTGGTTTTAACAGACCAGGATCCGGCGATGTTTGAAGCTGTCAAAACAGTTATGAACGAGTCACAACAAAGGCTATGCATGTGGCATATAATGAAAAAACTCCCATTGAAGGTACTTTTTTGAAATTACATAGGTGCACACACATGTTGATGTTTGTTTATACTGTTATATGAAGTGTGAAACATTTCTTATGTTTTCATgagttttttttccccatatGTTACCTTACAATATACATgtgtttaatttaaattttttatttgtattcgTCTAAGGTTTGTTCGGACTTGCTTAATAACACTGATTTACGGAAGCGTCTACACAAGCTTGTGTGGAATGTTTTCCTTGAGCCCGATGAGTTTGAGAATAGATGGATGTCATTGATTAAAGAGTTTCAGTTAGAAGATAACAACTGGTTATCAGACATGTTTCAGTTACGACAGTCATGGATTCCAGCATACTTTAACCATTTGCCTATGTGTTGTCTAATGAAAACAACGTCAAGGTCTGAGAGTTCTAATGCATTCTTTAAAGTATTCTCTCACAAAAGTAACACACTTGTTCAATTTATGTTGTGCTTTGAGACTGCTATGGAGAAGCAAAGGCACGCACAAGGTGCTCTTGATGATCATACATCGAGAACAACTGCAAGGATGATATCCCCACTAGCAATTGAGAGGTTTGCTGCTAACGTATACACCCGAAGTATATTCTTTAAAGTTTAGAAGGAGATTTACAAAGTTGGGTGGGTCGGCTCACAGCAGCTTGTTCAGTCAGATGATGCAGATGATGTGAACGAAGTATACCAGGTCAGTCACTCACTTACAGCGTCCAAAGCTCATCTGAAGTATAAGGTAAAGTATCTTCCAAACCAACAGTTACATTGTTTGAGTGAACTAGTTTGTAGGCGCATTGTTAATAAGAATCTCATTCTAAATGGGACACTTTTGTTTTCTGGTTATTAGGTTATTCGAAACAAGGACGATGGATCCATAACCTGTAGTTGTAACCTTTTTGGACGCCATGGCTACTTGTGTCGCCATATATTTTGTGTCCTCAAGAGTAAAAACGTTGACGTTATACCAGACTAGTACATAATGCGTCGTTGGAGGCGTAATGTACTTCCACGTCATCTGTCAGATAAACAACATAGATATGTTAACAAGCATGCTCAGGTAGACGAGATTAGTAGCCAAGCAATATCAGGCATTGAAAAGTGTTTTAGCAGGCTAAGACATGATCCCTTTATGTTCGCCTCCTTTGTGGACAAGGTTAACAAGCTATCAGAATCCACACTGTCCACTCTACCTAGAGCTGATCCTGTGGTAGATGACGAGCAAGTTTTCATGGACCTTCTTGGGGTAACTGTACCCGAGAAATGTGACTTGTTTGCTCCCAAAGATATCAACAACAAAGGTTCAGGAAGCAACACCAAAGGTTCGGGAAGCAATAGTGGCAAAAGATACGCCAATCCAGGTGAGAAGCATGTCAATAAACGTAAACGACAGATGCGCAAGTGCGCTTATTGTAAGGAGGTTCAAGACAACCATGACATACGGAACTGTGAAATCAAGAAAAGAGATGAAGATGAAGCCCGGGCTGCTGCAAAGAGGGCATAATAAGGATAACACACACATGTGATTTCATCATGTGATACTTTCATTCAAacctgcttttttttttttccttaaagtTCACGAATTTTGTGCAATTGTTAGTTGTAATCCTGTTACACTATAACAACTTCCGAGACTGTTACACTATAACAACTTCCGAGACTCTTCCATTTTACAATGATATTTTGTGCAATTGTTAGTTGTAATCCtgctttcatgttttttttttccttaaagtTCATGAATTTTGTGCAATTGTTAGTTGTAATCCTGCTACTATGTCCATATGTCTCTTAAATCTAATCTTCCAACAATACTGACTTTCTAAGTGTTACAAAGACGAATAATTCTcccaataaaactaaaactatgtttatatatgtggtccttcttttggattttgtaaaccttttgataataataagaacATATAAAACGTTGTGTACCAAATATGCAACTCGATCCACACATGTCCACACCCAACAAACATGTATACCTTGATAAACACATATGTTTAGTACACATGTACCTAATAAGACACATTTTTCCAACAGAAACATGTACCTTAACTAAAACATCAATCGACAAATAACTAAAACATGTGTACTAACTTTGAAAAACACATGAATACTAACATGAAGATACTGTGTTGGCGAAAGGCCTAAAAAACTGCCTTCATTTTAACATAGCTAATAATTGTGAATAATATGTAACAACATAATGTGTTTACTGCCCAACGACACATATGTTCGAGAAGTCAAGTACAAACAAGTATCAAGCACATGAATATACTAGATTACTTCAGgagtaaaataaaaacacataaatataaaaaaacagcCCCACGGAATAGTCTGAAAAACCTAATAACATAAACGATAATATAGTCTTAGAAAACCATCAACATCCAGACGGATAAACGATAACATAGtctttaaacaaaaatacataataaaccTTATTATAAAATCCCCTAATACCATAGATAACTTAGCAAAATTCACTTCTTGTTTTTGGCAACTTGCAAGTTCATTTCCCGGCAGATATTGTGCTCTGACAATAACAGCTTAAGTGCATACTTCTTTCGCAATTTGGCCAACTGTGTTTTCTGACTTTTCCCTTCTACATCTAGTCCACATTCCCACCTCGTGCCAGCCTCTCCCATGTACGTTTCCATGTGTCTCATCACAAAAACCAAACAATCAACTTCACTTTTTTGTTGTTTGCCAATTCATTTCAAGGACACTTGGAACTGCATTCACAACTCTTTCCCATTTGGCATTTCCTACACTCTTCAAATACTCCACAAACACCTTGGTCTACAATTACAAATTTGCAATTTACCATCAGTACACATAACAATTTCAATTACATGTTAGGCTtataaaagtttttcaaaatataaattcaaaacttttaacTACAATACCAGTATCCTTATGTAGGCTGCATATTTTTTGTCATTCTCCTTGTTTTCCTTATGGTTATCTATAACATCTATCTCCCCATACCTAAAATCGCATACTACCAAGAAGTAACGATATCTTGCTAACAGTAGGAAAAAGACCTGCATTTAACAAACTCAAATAcgttataaacaataaaaacctTTAATTGATGTACAACTCCCACACATATTAGTATTGTTTATACTATTCCATACcatatcaaattcattaaatttCATCAGAGCCTTGTCGCCGTTCACCACGTCTCTGATTTTTGAGGCGAAGACTTTTAAACGTTGCCCATCGTCCATCTTCTTTTCACGAAAAATATCCTTCTGAAAATCATAccaaattgttttttatttgtataaatgTTTTTGAACATACAAATAACAGTATATGAATTTTAGGAGTTCAGTGTACGTACCAGGGTTGTCAGGTAACAGAATAGTCTGTATGGAGAGTCTCGACTTCTTTTGTCTTCTTCAAGGTTCAAGAGTGCAGCCCAACTAGTCAACACATGCTCCACAACCATATAGTTTCCTTGCAAACTTTTAAGCTGATAACGTACTGCTACGTCACCACGTCGGGTTTCAAATAGAATATCACTGTACACATTTGAACCACCCAAATCATAAAACAACTTACCCTTTCTAGAAATTTTTTAATCACTGGCAGATGTGATTCAATTAGTAATAGTACACCTACCTACCATCATATAGCCATACAGAAAAGGCTATTACGAAAGTTACTGATCTTTTCCCACATCTATCTCAAAATGTTGCAACACCTCAAgtctataagtaattaagtATTGTCTTCTCAccatcaaattatatattttccaCTAAAGCATGTGTCAAATGGATTTGTCAGGCTTTGCCTTGGTGAATGGTCTGATCATGGTGAAAGGACAGGTGGATGTTATGCATGCAA
This genomic window contains:
- the LOC122601564 gene encoding protein FAR1-RELATED SEQUENCE 5-like — protein: MFIGDRDAQMVVDKFRNRKVCLPEFLFDYKCDNNELIGLFWADETMKCNYKEFGDVMCFDATYKTSKYCMVFVPFTGIDNHNRCVTFGAGLLKNENIESYSWLLNVFLKSHNRQPRLVLTDQDPAMFEAVKTVMNESQQRLCMWHIMKKLPLKVCSDLLNNTDLRKRLHKLVWNVFLEPDEFENRWMSLIKEFQLEDNNWLSDMFQLRQSWIPAYFNHLPMCCLMKTTSRSESSNAFFKVFSHKSNTLVQFMLCFETAMEKQRHAQGALDDHTSRTTARMISPLAIERFAANVYTRSIFFKV